A portion of the Cellulophaga algicola DSM 14237 genome contains these proteins:
- a CDS encoding DUF4253 domain-containing protein: MKKIGVLLLLIAFVGCNENPSNLSDSEQLLFKKVGFDAEVFNELKQSITTEFTQFETAEPGYSVGEKGEKIKLGLQEQNGISFKVLEGQSDAIILNTKNKLFKNGYLIFLSENGYTSPSTLSIIKSTDQFDILRIQKTDGINYGLENSDIIAKLKEWDDLYGIEILGADYDWVDLTFKSSIPDASLFAQEVYDFCPDSVDQGVGEIEILEEMIVEYKRLFLWWD, from the coding sequence ATGAAAAAAATAGGTGTTCTTTTATTGTTAATTGCGTTTGTTGGTTGCAATGAAAATCCATCAAATCTTTCAGATTCAGAACAATTATTATTTAAGAAAGTAGGTTTTGATGCTGAAGTTTTCAATGAATTGAAGCAAAGTATAACAACGGAATTTACTCAATTTGAAACTGCAGAACCAGGTTATTCTGTTGGAGAAAAGGGGGAGAAAATAAAATTGGGTCTACAAGAACAAAATGGTATTTCATTTAAAGTTTTGGAAGGACAATCTGATGCTATTATTTTGAATACTAAAAATAAACTTTTTAAGAATGGTTATTTAATTTTCTTATCTGAAAATGGCTATACAAGCCCTTCAACACTATCCATTATAAAATCTACAGACCAATTTGATATTCTGAGGATTCAGAAAACAGATGGGATTAATTATGGTTTAGAAAATTCAGATATTATAGCCAAACTCAAAGAATGGGATGATCTGTATGGTATTGAAATATTAGGTGCGGATTATGATTGGGTAGATTTAACATTTAAAAGTTCAATTCCTGATGCGTCCTTATTTGCCCAAGAAGTGTATGATTTTTGCCCAGATTCAGTAGACCAAGGAGTAGGCGAAATAGAAATACTTGAAGAAATGATTGTGGAATACAAAAGACTATTCCTATGGTGGGATTAA
- a CDS encoding IS1595-like element ISCal1 family transposase, producing MDIFKGQNLLEFSDCFKTDNDCKEYLANIKSKTPFKCSRCNHIACQTRADFSRQCNICRHTESATADTLFHKVKFGVRKAFFICFEMATSTKSLSASYMGVRYGVTEKTARLFMLKVREAMSSSGNNPMDGVVHVDEFVLGGREETKVGRSYNAKKKKAVTAVQLTENGKVKRMYAMKIDDFSAQSLQYIFVNHISRNAKITTDKWRGYSPIAKAYDITQIESNGGLNFKALHTMIHQVKSWIRTTYSWVSDNNLNRYFNEFCFRINRSQSKATIFNNLIVKMVNNDKINQAELISN from the coding sequence ATGGATATTTTCAAGGGTCAAAATCTTCTAGAGTTCTCTGATTGCTTCAAAACGGACAATGATTGCAAAGAATATTTAGCAAATATTAAGTCTAAAACCCCTTTTAAATGTTCTAGATGCAATCATATAGCCTGTCAAACACGTGCTGATTTCTCTAGGCAATGTAATATTTGTAGACATACAGAATCCGCAACAGCAGATACTTTATTTCACAAGGTAAAGTTTGGTGTTCGCAAAGCATTTTTTATTTGTTTTGAGATGGCTACAAGCACGAAAAGCTTATCTGCAAGTTATATGGGAGTACGTTACGGAGTAACAGAAAAAACAGCTAGACTTTTTATGCTTAAGGTCAGAGAAGCTATGTCTTCGAGTGGGAATAATCCTATGGACGGAGTTGTTCATGTAGATGAATTTGTTTTAGGGGGCAGAGAAGAAACAAAAGTTGGCAGAAGCTACAATGCTAAGAAAAAGAAGGCGGTTACAGCTGTTCAGCTTACAGAAAATGGAAAGGTAAAAAGAATGTATGCTATGAAAATAGATGATTTTTCAGCACAATCCTTACAATATATTTTTGTCAACCATATCAGCCGAAACGCAAAGATTACTACAGATAAATGGAGAGGCTATAGTCCTATTGCAAAGGCTTACGACATCACACAAATAGAAAGTAATGGAGGGTTAAATTTTAAAGCGCTTCATACAATGATACATCAGGTTAAATCTTGGATAAGAACAACTTATTCTTGGGTTAGTGACAATAATTTAAATAGATATTTCAATGAATTTTGTTTTAGAATAAACAGATCTCAAAGTAAAGCTACAATATTCAATAATCTTATTGTTAAAATGGTCAATAATGATAAAATCAATCAAGCTGAATTAATAAGTAATTAA